The Rhopalosiphum maidis isolate BTI-1 chromosome 2, ASM367621v3, whole genome shotgun sequence genome segment tggagATTGCGctgaattatgatataatactgaatttagttgatttttaaatgttttatagtaggtacttaaaattatatagagaTATAAACAATGtggaaaagtattttatttatagagcAAAAATATAGAActtttacatttgtatacgTAGTTTGAATATATGCAAGGGCGTTCTCCTGAGAAGTTCAAATGGGGAATGGAATCGTTTCCTcctttattgtgtattttttatttcaatcataTTCTTAAgagacaattttttattcgGCACAgcgatataacaatttataacttactatAGTCATTGAATGCAAACTATAATCACTCCGGGGAAAATTGGAATCCCACAGCCGAAAATTTGTCTCGTAGACTCGCATACCTTTTAAGTTAGCTACgtctaaatcatattatataatatcgaatACGCATCACTCCGGATAAATGGTCAAGGGACATCaccgattattataatttataagcacaaccactcataaattatattattttgtgtgtgtaatataatgttataccttACTAATCTCTTTGATGCCCGTCAAACAGGTGGTCGCCGTGTTCGAGTCGGCCGGATCTCGCcacaccgccaccgccgctgTGGTCGTCGTCGCAACAGTCATGTTTGCGGTCCAGTTCGTGGCCACGCAACAAGTGGTGCTGAAAGCAGGCCGTTTGCCGCGCGTCTACAACGCCCTTATTACCACTAACCAGCGTCTGTTGCCTAGCCAAGCGGAACCGATCGTCACGCCCGTATTTCGTCCGTTTCAGTTACTTTACGAATGGCCCAAAATGAGGTACGCGGCCGTAGAGCCGTATCTGTCGTCGGGGTCAGCCACGGAGGCGTCTAGTGCCGAAGACGAGTCTCGATCCGTCGCTCCGGTTATGGAGAACAACAGGC includes the following:
- the LOC113551518 gene encoding uncharacterized protein LOC113551518 isoform X1 codes for the protein MNIKVVAVFESAGSRHTATAAVVVVATVMFAVQFVATQQVVLKAGRLPRVYNALITTNQRLLPSQAEPIVTPVFRPFQLLYEWPKMRYAAVEPYLSSGSATEASSAEDESRSVAPVMENNRPVDSTVVKNNRPADSSVPDVPPPPLPVARAPDAAVKKLPEEYPPAPGGFAI
- the LOC113551518 gene encoding uncharacterized protein LOC113551518 isoform X2 — encoded protein: MFAVQFVATQQVVLKAGRLPRVYNALITTNQRLLPSQAEPIVTPVFRPFQLLYEWPKMRYAAVEPYLSSGSATEASSAEDESRSVAPVMENNRPVDSTVVKNNRPADSSVPDVPPPPLPVARAPDAAVKKLPEEYPPAPGGFAI